The genomic segment caagattaaaaattaagaaaaggcTTTATTCAATCTTTTTTAACAACTCGTATATCAAGTTTTGGGTAACTCCTTAACTGAGGGAATACAAAGTGTTTGAAAAGAGAAATATGATGGTTCATTATTGCACACAAGGTCGGGGACAAGCACCTTAGTTTCCAAGATGCCAGCACAAATTTTCTGTCGGATTCAACATCCTGCATTATGAAACATATCATGAACTAAACGTATCTTTTGAGTAAACAGTGTAGCCAGAGAGGATAATGTCCTTTTGGTTATAGTAAGATCCAGAGACTGATTGAAAGAAACAACCAGCGCTGAAGTGTTTAGAATTTAAATAACAGAGTAGCGAGAGTTGTAATATCAGGGCTTTCAATTTTCCAAGAAAGACAACATATGAACTTAACAAAGAGAAAGATGACCGCATATAATCAAAAGAGAGAAACATATCTTTAAAGGGTATAAACCATAACACAAATGGGTAAGAAATGGTTTGAATTATCGAAACCATAGATTGAAAATTAACACATCTGGAATTGAACCACTTCAACAGGTGTAACCGAATCAAAATTTCTACGGTCAAGGTTCTCTATCATTCAAAATTTCAGGCCCGATATCTGCCAGTACCGAGCCTACTTAAACGGATAATTCTATGTCGGGAAACAGTGAAAGACACAATTTGCTATATCTAATAAAGCTTACAAGATTTTTAGATAAACTTGAAACCCCTCTCCAAGTAGTGCATCATTCTAGAAGCCTACATCTCTTACTCAAACGTTACAAGTAATGATAATCACTTTATCTCTCATAACAGACTATGTCACATCTCTAAGTATCGCGTGCTCCTTCGGCTATGAATATTGGTGGGGTGGGGTGACTCCATTTATGAATAGGAAGTGGTAGATATTAAGTGCCCATCCAGTTAAAAGGGCAATCTCCTTCATTTAAAGATAAATGTAGACTTCTCATAAGGCAAAAGATTGGATTCCAATAGCATATTACTTCATAATGGATTGGGAAGAAATCTCCCACTTTAgttaatgttttgaaatttaaattgattttctcAAAAACATGGAAATTCAAATTTggtttaaaaaatacaattctaTTCACATCTCCAAAACTTGGACATTTTCTAAATATAACTATAGAATATCCAAAATCCAAACGCAAAAGAACCATCCAATAGTCTGATGCCAAGTCCCATGTCGCCCACCAAGTCCCCCCATTAGTACATTCTTCCAGGTGAGcgacaaaagaaaataaaattttctgaTCATGAACAGATCACTCTTATTCACTCCCAAACAATGTGAATCTTCTTAATGTGTAaccaaaacaaataagtttaaatGGTTTTACTGAGGAAGATCTAAAACACTGCACTTTTCTTTTCAACAAAAGAGTGCCTTTGCACAAGAGTTCCAACAGAGAGACAAtctcttatatatatacatttaaaagtTGTAGGACTAGCGAGTAAAATGTTAATGTACAGAGAATATCTACCTTCTCAATATTTTGTAGTATAATAGATGCACGGTCAAAGAAAGGAACAAGCAACTTCAGGTTTCGTGCGTATAACTCCCTACCTGTATGACCATGCATCATATAGCTTCAGTTGATTGAACATTGTTCAAAgtgatgttttcttttttttctgtaaCAAAAATAAGTGACTGTTGAAAAGAAAGCAGAAGAAGAGAAGACAAGCCAAGCACAAGGGCAAGAATTCTTACCACGAAATTTAATAGTTGGGTCTTCAAACATACAGTCCTCAGCATAAATTGAAGAAGTGAAGTTCCCTAGTTGTCAAACAAAAGTGAGAAATGCGTCCATTAATTTTATAGTTCATTTCTGCAAGCATGATCCCGCTTCATCATGCATGCAAAAATTTAGAGACAGATACCataccagaaaaaaaaaaaactgatgtCATTATcgcaacaataaaataaatggaaGTAAAAACACATAAGCCAGAAGATGCTAAACAAGTAAAGATAATGTTAAGAATTTATAGACTATTCAAAAGTCATCGCTAAAATAAACAGATTTATCATACACGGTAATGTTACCCAATGCTACTTCATATTGAGAATGCAAAAactattacaaaagaaaaattatgttaCCTGTTACGAAATAGGCGTTGTCGTAATCAGATTTGATGATACTTAGAACATCATCGACGGTCGAAATTGGGAATTCATCTCTCTGTTTCTCAAAGCTGCATATAAATAAGTGGGAGTGAGTAATCAGTACATATGTAGATGGTAAGTAAAGAAAGTTGGATATTGAGTAGGCATAGACACCTTGCTTGATcgaaagaaggagaaaaaacCCTCAAGAGCTCTGTCACTCCGCTCACCACTATTTTCAACATCTGAGGGGtttcactttcactttctttgTTCATACTTGCATAAATCTTCATGC from the Vigna angularis cultivar LongXiaoDou No.4 chromosome 3, ASM1680809v1, whole genome shotgun sequence genome contains:
- the LOC108344834 gene encoding uncharacterized protein LOC108344834 → MVYLYSEMAKLRCFSGTPLLPSRNQLRRNHGLQRHSNTKVPKSMKIYASMNKESESETPQMLKIVVSGVTELLRVFSPSFDQASFEKQRDEFPISTVDDVLSIIKSDYDNAYFVTGNFTSSIYAEDCMFEDPTIKFRGRELYARNLKLLVPFFDRASIILQNIEKDVESDRKFVLASWKLRTNLKLPWRPLISIDGSTIYELNEDYRIVRHVESWNVSAVEAVLQIFSLNSGG